The nucleotide sequence AAGCCGTTTGAAACGTCTCAGGCTTTCCTGGTGACGGCCCATGGTAACTGGGTGTCCCACCCGGATGAAGGCATGATTACCAAAGCCGCAGAGTACCCGTTCGAAGCGGAAAAATTCAAATCAGCTATCGGCAAAGGCGAGCCACTGGTGATCACCGGTGTGGATCCGAAAGACAGTCTTGAGTATCTGTATGTTGTATCCCCGATGAACGTGGGCGCAACGGAAGAACCATGGGCTTTGATTGTCAGAACACCGACGAAAACGGTTTTGGCTGAAGCCAATGCCGCAGTGTGGACTCAAGTGATCATCTCTTTGACTGGCATCTTTGTGTTGCTGGTGGCGGTGATGATGATTGCTCGTTATATTTCCAAATCTGTCAGCGGTCTTTCTGAAAAACTTCAGAACTCTGGTGACCTGGTGTCTTCAGCGATTCATCAGTTGTCCATTGCGGGTCAGTCCCTGTCTGAATCCAGCAGTGCTTCCGCAGCTTCTTTGGAAGAAACCGTGGCGGCCCTGGAGGAAATGACATCCATGGTGAAAATGAACTCGGACAACGCGAAGCAGGCGGCGGCACTTTCGGCACAGTCATCTGATACGGCAGTTCAGGGTGAAAAAGAGATGGGCGAATTGCTGTCTTCTATGAACGAGATTTCAGCGTCTTCCAAACAGATCGAAGAGATCATCAACGTGATTGATGATATCGCCTTCCAGACGAACTTGCTGGCGTTGAATGCCTCTGTCGAAGCGGCGCGTGCCGGAGAACACGGTAAAGGTTTTGCTGTGGTGGCGGAAGCGGTTCGCACTTTGGCGCAAAGATCTGCCTCTGCGGCGAAAGACATCACGGGTCTGATCAAGGAATCCGTTGAAAAAATCGAACGTGGCACGCACAAGTCGGCGAAATCCGGCGAGATGCTGAAGCACATCGTGACCTCGGTGAAGAAGGTTTCAGATCTGAACAACGAAATTTCCATGGCCAGCGAAGAGCAGTCCACGGGTATTTCTCAGATTTCAAAAGCCATGAACCAACTGGATCAATCCGTGCAGTCGAATGCCGCGTCCTCTGAGGAAATCGCGGGCACCGCCCAAGAGATCAATACTCAGG is from Bdellovibrio bacteriovorus str. Tiberius and encodes:
- a CDS encoding methyl-accepting chemotaxis protein, which produces MKKSYSIQVKLAVPIILIALLVLGTMTFLMANNSHENAEKAATDKTVAMGQAYATEMRLEVERGLDISRNVAHILESFKKHGNTSRSQVADALRELLEKNKFVIGTWTGWEPNAWDGKDSEFVSVQGHDETGRFVPYLNWEKGKSSLTPLVGYAKQGDGDYYLVPKQRLKETMVEPYLYPIDGVQVLMTSAVVPIVIDGKFVGVAGVDLPLKDLQKKAGGIKPFETSQAFLVTAHGNWVSHPDEGMITKAAEYPFEAEKFKSAIGKGEPLVITGVDPKDSLEYLYVVSPMNVGATEEPWALIVRTPTKTVLAEANAAVWTQVIISLTGIFVLLVAVMMIARYISKSVSGLSEKLQNSGDLVSSAIHQLSIAGQSLSESSSASAASLEETVAALEEMTSMVKMNSDNAKQAAALSAQSSDTAVQGEKEMGELLSSMNEISASSKQIEEIINVIDDIAFQTNLLALNASVEAARAGEHGKGFAVVAEAVRTLAQRSASAAKDITGLIKESVEKIERGTHKSAKSGEMLKHIVTSVKKVSDLNNEISMASEEQSTGISQISKAMNQLDQSVQSNAASSEEIAGTAQEINTQAAIMKNVVDELNNVVYGSGRQAPALTNDGAPARATRADMDAEEGWKAAS